In Besnoitia besnoiti strain Bb-Ger1 chromosome IX, whole genome shotgun sequence, a single genomic region encodes these proteins:
- a CDS encoding hypothetical protein (encoded by transcript BESB_011820) has protein sequence MAIHREAGKAACSRSSPPSCSPSSCYSSPSSLESCSPADCALAALPWTSEQLWWSLEDSLHRLKNAHKLFSSSSASLFRSPREIILFSLLLRFARAASSPAADPDTPASDEGLPRGSRAAAQSSPLIHQQVNLLVTVVEREIRCACARVEAKECDFFRGASEQTLLPAGWADAFRDSPSSALAALASVSPAEAAELAQEGAEDSAFQIFCRGTTEILRAALLLSAAGSWLPPASLASSTSADASSFSLSLAASLVAAAAELLRAAVVRGGEGADSSLAILEKASAGAASADAREAEEGDDACDALSASLAALFSLFSQCLRAFLFAAARLRLRPQSAAQVCSLLCQTPAPSSPSLPSAAAAPRVAPKPLLWLLFYVQGLAHAAQTEIQTRGAFPDDASALEAARTKSQQKRKRSEARWASAAAALWAAAEGAKTQIAAVFSLLVSHTHTDVLAFLRSHAFSTFVDSQLAAEQKALEAASRAATGDADDGSEARPLPEDEKSQLEEDPKGGGSRSHSGKPSSAQRLAACLTCVVATQFELERAARAGDKNRETEPSAEAGARGSGGRRSLLALRDRLATAGVFLLLPPLASQLMTQLARALEDKLAGAAGERGFPEATVASAGAPAAAFASAAVKPFHGFLFFLEILAPLQRLFAAPSTAAATPPPPREPVRREKRKRDKARADEVTGEGRGAPAVSALDGYLLFLKETELNSLVVTWRFITSSSSSLPLLSLRDDALGLQHNSLISFACSLVVRLASTLAHAERTGLFCPASSAAPRSSAEFACARASVLRQLQRLWESLSIAVQHSPAFAEERLLLPLFALAERERDLLLPWTLARRDAESPGRDALQLRSLLSPSIAAGLATPSASSPTLAGCAAALPSEAFLASLFSTFASLHDLPSLLTRLQTWLSLSASSAAQPASSADDAAAKEERGGGNVFAQKLLRGLAQLQQEGGERMQARTAGRQEEAEAEEAAAACGAPRFSGGFCLSAAVVDRVESLAQATLPAQLAPLASQFLALLTQTDAAYRRARCAWKKVPTGAQEEEPAEKERVQFWEKRIVAVCAGRALLAAFLRGVQALRGSRRNQQLAGRHLEAALPALEAFWSRATAFALDSLRRDEATPVFREALPLPAAREEDEGCAAVRRLHALWTASHSSLLLALGGVAALLKAYEVPALPAGRSAEDDAEGAAVGKSEKRALERDLKAQLLRLVDAALRRPNKKERREARAQSVDARSPFPSPPASHLAVEAGLLVLLLSRNDDMRGSHDTQQTDEAADARVAARLLRWLAGAQRRGGPSSSLAGPAEFLVDHLPLLFKALRSRGAKVSAFAGLERLPSAAALSYADFLGIAHAALELCCGAGRRALPALFDVQAFQPFVLRAFAEKLRAAREAFEGLLVADGEPTADAAQKKQRTTADEDAEGAEAALESQSRKKRKTKGGDDGEAPRESTPQRDAETLRQVEEPVAAARELTKLVQFFLAQLPPLYASLAIRAPKICGERTEDAEERPPLLDVQEELWRALAAVLQAHATHSGLARRTESFSSLPPRAALALCSSPSAPACSFCAPLFASLEVELLQALARTVACGGAVRAPAALATLLRARVGGPKSLVSFPCFDSPSSACLSLSSLSASSALSSCAGGREVCAADELVRGLLQLVASHVALAGEAAPKERADEASRCRGEVKEETQRAHASEACRVDERRLLATVEEGERAEKLGEALADLLWEVDARTAAEPEQAHAEEEGPRDEEHKMREGTAEGDRGCGEDGAGVQILAQIFSSVLALGSAYEEAEPRGDAATGADALEKKKRRTEAKERAREAAREDGGDGGDAGRARPCPHDGGLLARAVAARIASQLRPASPRAAAQGSFKALFASAHSAASAPVSAPSLSSLRLSRLLLACVQRAAAHAATWRRAHHEDGWRSSARRHRGAESAVPANVSARGELRGRCAELVARFLRALREQLTPARLFQCMAAQCLALRSRSRASPPPVRAASAAAEDAEAGAGDDDVRAQHAAVETARLAWSALALIAWAAREETTAKTPRSDATADRTDPEAPARVCAAEALAGFCAQGDDGTAAARAEGRLLSALSEAASLSKSRDACADISAFLELLGDGLRLLQGEGGGSEAQAASAASAASGSRGAASLSPLSPCPLARRDCSSASCAWAAASGGAPRLFVQVLNSCRSDPPRASVGCEASLGPAEGRLREAAATHRLAARLCATLLRRSLALALLFLTSLWGAARRPRSAPRENEAAEGDGEEDGRDLHRAFENAWVSRTRALTDLLLAMTTDEIGEASASLAARPPPRETPPFGEDEEETRVERQPPRRAQTGRDQCWRALMHDLPSSLFIQILCRLESAAASSLAELSALSPPFVSSSFSPPSSSCAAARYASFRRAALQSAAVAEALSSLLSERQELIRCLRVAFVRCSSSSLSSRRSPPLVEILCVVLQTLQGACARTCEADRLSLVDAQEKNRENFLSEISQVFPTHAPGVPEAAGRPHARRETVSVSDRALAERWSLVVQQGLCQRLGHATCALAGAAFFLAGEARKRSLRFSEKAGGDAAAAAPALTQLEALGAQVACGARLFTDLLTQQYAETRAPVVASSSSFSSSSLQRGLVEALQSQTGRHLHALVLLLLHPRLRQQSLENAVTGLFGDVLRLLPLAPHLFTSSDLVDFLARALERLNHFLAAGTSSFALKHAIRRLLLLLASEIVSVRHVLNVLVIHISSNAHALLAFAPSLSPLGEDEARAAPPETEPEQPSPAAPASAGVRLGARPLEALLRQVLAREETQSRLEGADAGEKAKYCWIERERARELSWQSSRKKFVAQVQRLQQALVPVLHAALEGGTSGDRGEDEVNFVLASIVDSRTRAQLVDAIKQFQQYHKFRGKT, from the exons ATGGCGATACACCGCGAGGCGGGAAAGGCCGCGTGCTCCCgctcctctcctccttcttgttctccctcttcctgctattcttccccttcttctcTAGAGTCTTGTTCTCCTGCGGACTGCGCGTTGGCGGCGCTCCCGTGGACGTCTGAGCAGCTCTGGTGGAGTCTTGAGGACTCTCTGCATCGTTTAAAGAATGCCCACAAgttgttttcttcttcctccgcgtctctgtttcgctcgccgcgcgagatcATCCTCTtttcgctgcttctgcgcttcgcgcgcgccgcgtcttcacCCGCTGCTGATCCAGACACAcccgcgagcgacgaaggACTCCCGCGAGGGtcgagggcggccgcgcaaaGCTCGCCCCTTATTCACCAGCAGGTGAATCTACTCGTGACCGtggtggagagagagattcGATGTGCGTGCGCACGcgtcgaggcgaaggaaTGCGATTTCTTTCGAGGTGCTTCCGAACAAACCCTGCTTCCCGCGGGCTGGGCAGACGCCTTCCGAGactctccctcttctgcactcgcggcgctggcctctgtctcgcctgctgaggctgcggagctcgcacaggagggggcggaggacAGCGCGTTTCAGATCTTTTGTCGAGGCACGACAGAGatcctgcgcgccgcgctgttgctctccgccgccggttcctggctgccgccggcctccctcgcgtcttccacttcggcagacgcctcttcgttttctctaTCGCTCGCTGCAagcctcgtcgcggcggcggcggagcttctgcgcgcggccgttgtgcgcggaggcgagggcgcggactcGAGCCTGGCGATCCTGGAgaaggcctccgcaggcgccgcgtctgcagatGCCCGCGAggctgaagaaggcgacgatgCGTGCGACGCGctgtcggcgtcgctcgcggctctgTTTTCGCTCTTTTCACAGTGCttgcgcgccttcctcttcgctgcagcgcgcctgcggctgcggccgcagagcgctGCGCAGGTCTGCTCGCTCCTTTGCCAAACAcctgcgccctcctccccctctttgccttcagcggccgcggctccgAGGGTGGCGCCGAAGCCTCTTCTATGGCTGCTTTTCTATGTTCAAGgtctcgcgcatgcagcgcagacggaaattcagacgcgcggcgccttccccgatgacgcctcggcgctcgaggccgccCGCACGAAGAGCCagcagaagcggaagcggTCTGAGGCGCGTtgggcctctgcggcggccgcgctgtgggctgcggcggagggtGCGAAGACGCAGATCGCGGCGGTTTTCTCGCTCCTCGTGTCCCACACCCACACCGACGTCCTCGCGTTCCTGCGCTCCCACGCCTTCTCGACGTTCGTCGACAGTCAACTCGCGGCggagcagaaggcgctggaggccgcaagccgcgctgcgactggtgacgccgacgacggcagcgaggcgcgtccCCTGCCCGAGGACGAGAAGTCGCAGCTAGAGGAAGACCCCAAAGGGGGAGGCAGTCGCAGTCACAGCGGCAAGCCCTCGtccgcgcagcggctggcaGCGTGCCTCACATGCGTCGTGGCGACGCAGTTCGAGCTcgagcgagctgcgcgcgccggcgacaaaAACCGGGAGACGGAGccgtccgcggaggcgggagcccgcggctccggcggacgccgcagtctcctcgcgctgcgcgaccgcctcgccACGGCAGGCGTCTTTCTGCTgttgccgccgctcgcgtcgcagCTCATGACGcagctcgcccgcgcgctggaggacaagctcgcgggcgccgccggcgagcgcgggtTCCCGGAGGCGACCGtggcctctgcgggcgcgcccgcggcggccttcgcctccgcagcggtgAAGCCGTTCCacggcttcctcttcttcctggagatcctcgcgccgctgcagcgcctcttcgccgcaccctccaccgcagccgccacgccgccgccgccccgcgagcccgtgcgccgcgagaagcgaaagcgcgacaaggcgcgcgcggacgaggTGACCGGCGAGGGACGTGGAGCccccgcagtctccgcgcttGACGGATACTTGCTGTTCCTGAAGGAGACAGAACTCAACTCGCTCGTCGTGACCTGGCGCTT TATcacgtcttcgtcgtcgtcgcttcctctgctttcgctgcgagacgacgcgctcgGCCTTCAGCACAACAGCCTAATCAGCTTTGCGTGCTCACTGGTggtgcgtctcgcctccacgctcgcgcacgcggagcggACAGGTCTCTTTTGCCCCGCGAgttcagctgcgcctcgttCGTCTGCCGagttcgcctgcgcgcgcgcgagcgtcctgcggcagctgcagcgcctttgGGAGAGTCTCTCGATCGCCGTTCAGCACTCTCCTGCGTTCGCCGAAGAGAGGCTTCTTCTGCCCCTCTTTGCGCTcgcggagcgcgagcgcgatcTGCTGCTGCCTTGGACTctggcgcggcgagacgccgagtcgcctggccgcgacgcgctccagctgcgttcgcttctctcgccttcaATAGCCGCGGGCTTGGCgacgccctcggcgtcttcgccgacgctcgcgggctgcgcggccgccctgcccagcgaggccttcctcgcgtcgctcttctcgACCTTTGCCTCGCTTCACGATCTCCCGAGTCTCCTCACGCGCCTCCAGACGTGGCTCAGCCTCTCggcttcgtccgccgcgcagccggcgtcttcggcggacgacgccgcagcgaaggaggagagaggcggcgggaaCGTGTTTgcgcagaagctgctgcgcgggctcgcccagctgcagcaggaaggcggcgagcgcatgcaggcgcggaCTGCCGGGAGacaagaggaggcggaggcggaggaggccgccgccgcgtgcggcgcgccgcgtttctcgggcggcttctgcctctctgcagccgtCGTGGACCGTGTGGAGAGtctggcgcaggcgacgctccccgcgcagctcgcgccgctaGCCTCGCAgttcctcgcgctgctgacgCAGACCGACGCCGCCtaccggcgcgcgcggtgcgCATGGAAGAAGGTGCCCaccggcgcgcaggaggaggagccggcCGAGAAGGAGCGTGTGCAGTTCTGGGAGAAGCGGAtagtcgccgtctgcgcgggGCGCGCTCtgctcgcggccttcctccgcggtgtgcaggcgctgcgcggctcgcgccggaATCAACAGCTCGCGGGGCGGCacctggaggcggcgcttcctGCGCTGGAGGCCTTTTGGTCTCGCGccaccgccttcgcgctggacagcctgcgccgcgacgaggcgacgcccgtcttccgcgaggcgctgccgctgcccgccgcgcgagaggaggacgaaggctgcgcggcggtgcgccgcctccacgccctGTGGACGGCTTCGCACAgttctctcctcctcgccctcggcggcgtcgcggcgctgctcaaGGCGTACGAAGTCCCCGCCCTGCCGGCAGGGCGCAGtgccgaggacgacgcggagggcgccgccgtcggaaAATCTGAAAAGCGGGCTCTCGAGCGCGACCTCAAGGCGCAATTGCTGCGCCTCGTGGATgcggcgctgaggcggccGAACAAGAaagagcggcgagaggctcgcgcgcagagcgtgGATGCACGCTCGCCGTTCCCCAGCCCGCCGGCGTCCCACCTCGCCGTCGAGGCAGGCCTCCTGGTGCTGCTTCTCTCGAGAAACGACGACATGCGCGGCTCGCACGACACACAGCAGaccgacgaggcggcggacgcgcgcgtcgccgcgcggctcctccgctggctggcgggcgcccagcggcgcggcgggccgTCCTCGTCCCTCGCGGGTCCTGCAGAGTTTCTCGTCGATCACCTCCCGCTGCTTTTCAAAGccctgcgctcgcgcggagcgaAGGTCTCTGCGTTCGCAGGCCTGGAGAGGctgccgagcgccgccgcgctctcctACGCGGACTTTCTGGGCATCGCAcacgccgccctcgagctctgttgcggcgccggccggcgagcgctgccggcgctgttCGATGTGCAGGCCTTTCAGCCGTTcgtgctgcgcgccttcgccgagaagctgcgcgcggctcgcgaggccttcgagggcctcctcgtcgcggacggcgagccgacagcggatgcggcgcaaaagaagcagcggacgactgcggacgaagacgccgagggagcggaggcggcgctcgagaGCCAGAgccggaagaagcggaagacgaaggggggcgatgacggcgaagcgccacGCGAGTCGACGCCCCAGcgggacgcagagacgctgcgccAAGTTGAGGAGCCagtggcggcggctcgcgagcTCACGAAGCTCGTTCAgttcttcctcgcgcagctgcctccaCTGTACGCCTCGCTCGCGATTCGCGCCCCAAAgatctgcggcgagcgcacTGAAGATGCCGAAGAGAGACCGCCGCTTCTCGACGTGCAAGAGGAGCTctggcgcgccctcgcggcggtgctgcaggcgcatgcgACACACAGCGGactcgcgcggaggacggagagcttttcctcgctgccgcctcgagcCGCCTTGGCTCTCTGCTCGAGTCCttctgcgcccgcctgctCATTCTGTGCGCCTCTGTTTGCGTCTTTGGAggtcgagctgctgcaggcgctcgcgcggacgGTGGCCTGCGGTGGCGCCgtgcgggcgcctgcggcgctggcgacgctgctgcgcgcgcgcgttggAGGCCCAAAGTCTCTTGTCTCATTCCCCTGCTTCGATTCGCCGTCATCTGCGTGcctgtcgctctcctctctctcagcCAGCTCCGCGCTTTCCTCCTGCGCAGGGGGGCGTGAGgtgtgcgcggcggacgagctTGTCCGcggtctgctgcagctcgtcgcctcgcacgTGGCGCtggcaggcgaagcggcgcctaaggagcgcgcggacgaggcgagccgctgcaggGGAGAAGTCAaggaagagacgcagcgtGCGCACGCTTCAGAGGCATGTCGGGTGGACGAAAGACGACTTCTCGCCACCGTtgaggaaggcgaaagagCGGAGAAActcggcgaggcgctcgcggattTGCTGTGGGAGGTCGATGCGCGCACCGCAGCAGAGCCTGAACAGGCAcatgcagaggaagaaggaccCCGAGACGAAGAGCATAAAATGCGCGAGGggacggcggagggagacagagggtgcggcgaggacggcgcaggGGTGCAGATTCTCGCTCAGATCTTCTCGTCTGTGCTAGCGCTCGGGTCGGCCTacgaggaggcagagccgcgcggcgacgctgcgacgggcgccgacgccctcgagaagaagaagcgcagaacggaggcgaaggagcgagcgcgagaggccgcgcgcgaggacggaggtgacggcggagacgcaggacgGGCGCGACCCTGCCCACACGAtggcggccttctcgcgagagccgtcgccgcgcggatTGCCTCGCAGCTGAGGCCAGCAAgcccccgcgcggctgcgcaagGCTCCTTCAAGGCTcttttcgcgtctgcgcactcggcggcctccgcgccggtctccgcaccgtcgctttcttcgctgcgACTTTCGCGCCTGCTCCTTGCCTGCGTTCagagagctgcagcgcacgcggcgacgtggcggcgggcgcacCACGAGGACGGGTGGCGCAGCAGTGCGCGGCGGCatcgcggcgccgagagcgccgtCCCAGCGAACgtgagcgcgcgcggcgagttgCGCGGCAGATGCGCGGAACTCGTCGCGcgtttcctccgcgcgcttcgcgagcAGTTGACGCCCGCGCGTCTGTTTCAGTGCATGGCTGCGCagtgcctcgcgcttcgctcgcgctctcgtgcgtcgccgccgccggtccgcgctgcatccgccgccgcagaggacgcagaggcaggcgcaggagacgacgacgtgagagcgcagcacgcagctgtggagactgcgcgcctcgcgtggagcgcgctcgcgctcatcgcctgggcggcgcgcgaggagacgacggcgaagactccgcgaagcgacgcgacCGCGGACAGGACCGAccccgaggcgcctgcacgagtctgcgcggcagaggcgctcgctgGCTTCTGCGCacagggcgacgacgggacggcggctgcgcgggcggAAGGCCGGCTCTTGAGCGCCTTGAGTGAGGCCGCGAGCTTGAGCAAGTCgcgagacgcatgcgcagacatctccgccttcctcgagcTCCTGGGAGACGgactgcgcctgctgcagggTGAAGGGGGCGGTAGCGAGGCAcaggccgcctccgctgcgtcggcggcctcaggctcgcgcggcgcggcttctctgTCACCACTGTCTCCGTGTCCCCTAGCCCGTCGTGACTGCTCCTCTGCATCGTGCGCGtgggcagcagcgagcggcggagctccgcgcctcttcgttCAAGTCCTGAACTCGTGTCGAAGCGATCCCCCCCGGGCGAGTGTAGGGTGTGAAGCGAGTTTAGGGCCTGCAGAGggtcgcctgcgagaggccgccgcgacgcaccggctggcggcgcgcctctgcgctaCTCTCCTGAGGCGGAGTCTCGCTCTGGCGCTGCTTTTCCTGACCTCTCTctggggggcggcgcggcgcccgcggagcgcgccgcgcgaaaacgaagcagcggagggcgacggcgaggaggacgggcGAGACCTACATCGGGCCTTCGAGAACGCCTGGGTCAGCCGCACGCGGGCGCTGACGGATCTCCTGCTCGCCATGACGACCGACGAGAtcggcgaggcctccgcgtcgctcgccgcccgcccgcccccgcgaGAAACACCGCCATTCggtgaagacgaggaggaaacgcgagtggagcggcagccgccgcgccgcgcgcagaccgGCCGCGACCA GTGCTGGCGGGCGCTTATGCACGACCTTCCATCTTCCCTCTTCATCCAGATCCTCTGTCGGCTTGAGTCTGCCGCTGCATCTTCTCTTGCTGAGCTTTCCGCCCTTTCTCCACCTTTTGTTtcgtcttccttttctccgccttcgtcgtcgtgcgCTGCCGCACGCTACGCCTcgttccgccgcgccgccttgcAGAGTGCGGCTGTCGCCGAAGCCCTTTCCTCGCTTCTCAGCGAGCGCCAGGAGTTGATTCGGTGCTTGCGTGTGGCGTTCGTCCGctgctcctcctcgtcgctctcctcgcgtcgctcgcctccgctcgtTGAGATCCTCTGCGTGGTGCTGCAAACGCTGCAgggggcctgcgcgcgaaCGTGCGAGGCCGACAGGCTCTCGCTCGTTGACGCGCAGGAAAAAAACCGGGAAAACTTTCTCAGCGAAATTTCGCAGGTATTCCCAACGCACGCACCTGGAGTGCCAGAGGCCGCCGGGcgcccgcacgcgcgcagagagacggtTTCGGTCTCCGaccgcgcgctggcggagcgGTGGAGCCTCGTCGTGCAGCAGGGCCTCTGTCAGCGACTCGGGCACGCGACGTGCGCCTTAGCCGGCGCAGCGTTCTTCCTAGCTGGGGAAGCGAGAA AGCGTTCGCTTCGCTTTTCTGagaaggccggcggcgacgcagcagcggccgcccctGCGCTGACGCAGTTGGAGGCTCTCGGCGCTCaagtcgcctgcggcgccagacTCTTCACCGATCTTCTGACACAGCAGTACGCAGAGA cgcgcgcgcctgtcgtcgcgtcttcgtcttccttttcgtcttcttctctgcaaCGAGGACTCGTGGAGGCCCTCCAGTCCCAGACCGGGCGCCACCTGCACGCGCTGgtgttgctgctgctgcatcctCGGCTCCGACAGCAGAGTCTCGAGAACGCGGTCACGGGCCTCTTCGGCGACgtcctgcgtcttctcccgcTCGCGCCACACCTTTT CACCTCCTCGGATTTAGTGGACTtcctggcgcgcgcgctggagcgtcTGAATCATTTTCTTGCGGCGGGAACTTCGTCCTTCGCCCTCAAGCACGCGATCCGCCGGttgcttctgcttcttgcCTCGGAGATCGTCTCCGTCAGGCACGTCCTCAACGTGTTGGTAATTCACATTTCGTCGAATGCGCATGCCCTGCTGGCTttcgctccctctctctccccgctaggcgaagacgaggcgcgagccgcgcctcccgaAACGGAGCCTGAGCAGCCCTCCCCAGCGGCACCTGCAAGCGCCGGGGTGCGCCTCggagcgcggcctctcgaGGCGCTTCTGAGGCAAGTGCTGGCtcgggaggagacgcagtcTCGATTggagggcgcagacgctGGCGAGAAAGCGAAGTATTGCTGGAttgagcgcgagcgcgcgcgcgaactgAGTTGGCAGAGCTCGCGAAAAAAATTCGTCGCGCAGGTGCAGAGACTCCAGCAGGCTCTCGTGCCcgtgctgcatgcggcgctggagggcggAACCTCGGGAgaccgcggcgaagacgaagtgAACTTCGTCCTCGCCAGCATCGTAGACAGCCGCACTCGAGCACAACTGGTCGACGCAATCAAACAGTTTCAACAGTACCACAAATTCAGGGGAAAAACGTGA